GGCGCGGATGCCCCGGACGTGGGCATCGACGTGGGGGACGACGACTCCGTGGAGCTGCCGAGCCTCGCGCGCTTCGCGGACTCCGGCGCCGCCGGCGTGGCGCTCCCGGCGGGCCAGGCGCTGCAGGTGGGCATCGTCACGACGGGCGCGGGTGCGAAGCGGGTGACGGGCTTCACCACGCCCGCGCTGCCCGGCGGTGCGAGCCTCTTCGTCATCGCCACGGGGTTGCTCGCCCACGAGGGCGACGCACCGGACGGCTTCGGCCTGCTCGCGGTGGGCCCGCAGGGGACGGTGGGGCTGCTGCGCCAGAACCCGGTGGTGTACGTGCTGCACGCGGGGCCGGATGCGCCCGCGGTGGACGTCTTCTCCGGCACGAAGATCGTCTCCAACCTCGCCTTCGGTGAGCTCTCGGACGGCCTCCAGGTCCCGCCGGACACCTACGGGGTGGAGGTGTTCCCCGCGCACGCGGGCAGCGACCGGCCCTCCGGCGAGCCCGCCGCCTCGGCCTCGCTCACGCTGGAGGCTGGGGAGAGCTACCTGGTGAGCGCCGCGGGCTTCGTCACGAACGTGGGAGGCGCGCGCCAGCCGCTCGCCCTCCACACCTTCGCCGCGGACTTCGCCAACCCGGCCGCGGGCACCGCGCGCGTGCGGCTGCTGCACCAGTCGCCGGATGCCCCCGCGGTGGACGTGGGCACGGTGACGGGCGGGCAGCTGGACACGCCGCCCGCGTTCGCCAACATCGCCTACCCCAACGCCTCGGCGCCCGAGGGCGCCGCGCTCCCGGCCACCCCGCTCACCGTGGGGGTGGCGGCGGCGGGCACGCGCACCCCCGTGGCCACCTTCGATGCAACGCCCACGGCCGGGGCGCGCGTCTTCGCGGTGGCCGCAGGCGCTCTGCAGCCGCAGCGTGGGGAGGAGGGCTTCCGCGCGCTGCTCGTGCTGGCCAATCCCACCCCGGGTATCGACCCCTGGCAGGTGGGCGAGGCCACGCCGGCGAGCGTGCGGCCGGCGCGGCTGTCGCGCGCGGCGCCTGCGAACGTGCCGCGCTACCTCGCGGCGCCATAGCGCAGGGCCGCAGGAGCGCGAGTGCAACTCCGTTGCAAGAGGCCCCCCGGGTTAGCCCGGGGGGCGCACCCGGCCGATGGCGCGCAGCAGCAGCTCCTCGTCCGTGGGGTGGGCGAGGAGCCCCTTCGCGCCGAGCGCCTGGGCCCGCTCGACGGAGGCATCGTCCGGGGGCGCGTGGACGACGATGGAGCCCTGGATTCGCAGCTCCCCCACCAGGAGCCCCTCCATGGCCTGCAGGGGCGCGAGCACGAGATCCGAGGGCCGGGAGTGGAGCACCTCGAGCGGCGTCGCCACCCGCGCCGCGTACCCGTGGCGCGCGAGCTTGCGCGAGATGAGCACCGCGGTGACGGCCGGCCAGCCGTAGAGCAGCACGGGGGCCTCGGAGGCGCGCGCGAGCTCCGGGGCCGGGGGCTCGGGCTGAGCGTCGAGGCCGTAGAGCTCGCGCAGCGCGTGAGCCAGGCCCACCTCCGACGCGAGGTGGGGCACGACGCGCGGCTTGCCCGAGGCGGCGCGCACGTCGTCGATGGCCACCACCGACGCGGGGGCCGGCAGGGCCACGTGCAGCACCTCCTTGTCCTCTCGCTCCAGGCGCAGGGGCACCACGCGGTGCTGGCGCGCGAGCCGGGCCGGGATGAGCCGGGTCAGCGCGGGGTCCAGCGGCTCGCGCTCGAGGTCCACCCACGGCACGCCGAGCTGCTCGGAGAGGGCCGTGAGCACGTCAGCCTCCGAGCAGACGTGCTCCCGCACGAGCGCCAGGCCCAGCGGGACGCGGGTCTGGTGGTGGTGCACGAGCCCCAGGTGGAGCTGGGCGCGGCTGAGCACCCCCCGCTCCAGGAGGATCTCCCCGAGCATGCGTCGCGCACCGGTCTCCATGGTCCCCTCGAAGAGTGGCGACTGCCGGACGGAGCGGCCACCGTGCACATGCGGCCCGGGCCTGCTCGGTCGGCGTGCGGCCGCTCACCGCGCGGCCGCGTCGAGCAACTGCTCGACCTCGCGGTCCAGGTCCCGGGCGACCGCGAGCGCGGCCTGGCTGCCGTAGGGCGCGAGCAGGCTCTCCATCGAGTCGTAGGACAGGTGCACGCCGTCCGCGCGCTCGTCCACGAGGAGGGTGACGGGCGCGTAGGCCGCGGCGTCCGGCGCGCTGCGGGCCATCTCCTTCATGATGAGCGGATTGCCCACGAGGAGGCGCAGAATGCGCGGCGTCGGCGTGCCCTGCTCCTTGCGCAGGACCGCGCCTGCATCGAAGCGGGCGAACTCCATCAGGTTCGAGGGGCCGACGGCCGCGCCCACCCGCTGTTCCAGCTCCGCCTCGCTCCCTGCCGCGTGCAGCGCCTCGCTGAAGGCCCGGAAGTCCGGGCGGCCGATGGTGGCCGTGAGCCGCGCCACCACCTCGTCGAAGGGGCGGGACGAGACGACGCTGAGCCTGCGCACCTGCACGTCGATGGAGGTCATGTGGGGCGTCACGGCAACGGCTCCGGGTGGCGCTCAGGCCACGGTGGAGAGCAGCTCCACGGCGCCCTGCTCGGGGACGTGCCGTCCCTGCTCGGCGCGATCGTGGACGTAGGCGGTGGGGGTGCGGTCGATGAGGAGGCTGAGCAGCTCGGGCCGGGCGTAGTGGCCGCGCGAGTCCATGATCAGCTTGCGCTTGTCGATGCGCGTGAAGTCGAGCTCCGCGACGACCACGCCCTCGCCCGAGCGCAGGGGCTCGCCCAGCAGGGTGCTGTCGGGAGCGACGATCGCGGTGAAGCAGCCGCCGGAGATGGGGCCGACGTTGGGGGCGCCGGTGTCCTTCAGGATCTGCGCCTGCTGGTCCTTGTCGAGCCAGGCCGTGGCGCAGACCACGAAGCAGCCGGACTCCAGCGCGTGCTGGCGGACGTTGACCTCGGTCTGCTGCGTGAAGAGGTCTCCGAAGATGGAGCCCGGGTACATGGCGGAGTGGATCTGCTCGCCGTCGGCCATCAGGGCATAGCGCGCGAGCGGGTTGTAGTGCTCCCAGCACGCGAGCTGCCCGATGCGAGCCACCTTGGTGTCCACGGCGCGCAAGCCCGATCCATCGCCCTGACCCCAGATCATCCGCTCGTGGTACGTGGGGGAGAGCTTGCGGCGCCGCTGCAGCAACGTGCCGTCCGAGTCGAAGAGCAGCTGCGTGTTGTAGAGCGTCCCGCCGTCGCGCTCGTTCACCCCGATGGACACGACCATCCGCGCCGCGCGGGCCGCCTCGCCCAGCGCGTTGGTGGCGGCGGACGGCACCGTCACCGACTGCTCGATGAGCCTGCGCTGCTCGGGGCCGGCGAGGTTCTGCACCGGGGTCTGCACGAAGGAGAAGTACGGGTAGTAGGGGATGATGGTCTCCGGGAAGGTGGCGAACTGCACCCCCTGCTCCCCGAGCTCGTGGATCTTGCGCACCACCTTCGCCACGGTGCCCTCGCGGCTGTAGAGCACGGGGGAGAGCTGCACGGCGGCGGCTTTGACGACGGTCACGGGGGCTCCTTTCACGACAGCGCGTAGCGGGGCAGCGCCATCACCACGGCCTGCACGCCCTCGGCGAACGAGGGGTGCACGGCCTCCATGTCCACGAGCGCGCGTGCGGGAGCGCGCGCCTGCATCAGCGCGGCGAAGACGTGGATGAGCTCTCCGGCCTCCGCGCCCACGATGGAGGCGCCGAGGATGCGCTCGCTCGCGGGGTCGATCAGCACCTTGAGCAGGCCCGCGCGCTCGTCCGTCTCGAGGGCCCTCGCCACGCTCTCGAACGGGGTGCTCGCCGCCTCGTAGGGGACGCCGCGCGCCTTCGCCTCGCGCTCGGTGAGCCCCACGCCCGCCACCTGTGGATCCGTATACGCGGTGTGCGGGACGAGCCGGTCCTTGCGGCCCCGCTCGCGCCGCCCGGCGAGGATCTCGAAGAGCAGCCGGTGGTCGTCCCATGCCGAGTGGGTGAACTGCGGCCCACCCACGCAGTCTCCGACGGCGTACACGCCCGCGGCGCTCGTCGCGTAGTGGTCGTCCACCTGGACGAAGCCGCGCGCGTCCAGCGCCACGCCCGCGGCCTCGCACCCCAGGTCCGCGGTGTTCGGCCGGCGCCCGGTCGCGACGAGCAGGTGCGAGCCCTCGACGCTGCGGCCGCCCGAGAGCCGCACGGAGACCCGCTCCGCGCCGCCCGACACCTCCTCGACGCGGGCGCCGAACACGACCGTGATGCCCTCCTCGCGGAACACGCCCTCGAGCGCCTGCGATACCTCCACGTCCTCGCGGCCGAGCAGGTGGGGGCCGGGCTCGATGAGCGTCACCGCGGCGCCGAGCCGGCGGTAGAGCTGCGCGAACTCGCAGCCCACGTAGCCGCCGCCCACCACCACGAGGTGGGAGGGCAGCGCCCGCAGCTCCATCACGCGGTGGTTGTCCAGCCAGGGCACCTCCCCGAGCCCGCGGATGGGCGGCTCGACGGGACGCGCCCCCACGTTCAGCACCACCACCTGGCCCGTGTGCTGCTCCCCGGCGACCTCCACCCCGTGTCCGCCCGTGAGGCGCGCGTGGCCGCGCACGAGCCGCAGGCGTGCGCCCGCAGAGGCGAGGCGGCGGTCGATCCCCTCGTGCCAGCTGCGCACGATGGCGTCCTTGCGCGCGATGACCGCCGGGAAGTCCACCCGCACGGCCTCCGCGTGGACGCCGAGCCGGCCTGCGCTGCGGGCCACGTGCGCGGCGCGCGCGCTCGCGACGAGCGTCTTGGTGGGCGTGCAGCCCGTGTTCACGCAGGTGCCGCCGAGCGCGCCGCGCTCCGCGAGCAGCACCTGCTTGCCGCCGCGCGCCAGCCGGACGGCGAGGGGAATGCCGGCTTGACCGCTCCCGATGACGACCACCTCGAAGTCCATGGAGGCTCCTGTCGCGACGCGCGCGCTGCACGCGTCCGAACGGCTAACGCTGCACCCCGGCGCGGACGATGACCCCGGGGTGCATGGAGGGCGCGCGGGCCCGCACCGGGCGTGTGGTGCGGCGCGCGCGCCTTGCGAAGCTCAGAGATCGAGCACCACGTCCGCGGTGGGCGTGGCGCAGCAGGGGAGCACGCTCCCGGCCGCGGGAGGGTCGAGCGGCTCGGGCGCGTACGAGACTGCCCCCGAGACGAGCCCGCTCTCGCAGGTGTGGCAGACGCCGGTGCGGCAGGACCAGCGCACCGGCACGTCGCAGGCCTCCGCGAGCTCGAGGAGGCTCGCGAAGCGCGGGCTCCAGGGCACCGCGAGGCCGCTGCGGGTGAACGAGACCGTGGGCCCGGTCCCCGCCGGCCCCACCGGAGCGTGCACGGGGCGAGCGGCCGTGGGCGCGATGCCCGGCGTGAGCGAGGCGCCGGCTCCGAACACCTCCTCGTGGATGCGCTCGCGCGCGACCCCCCAGGCCGCGAGCCCCGCGCCGAGCGCCTCGAGGAAGGCCGGCGGACCGCAGAGGTAGAAGTCCGCGGCGCGCGGCACGCCGAGCGCCTGCACGGCGTCCGCCGTCCAGCGGCCGGCCGCGTCGTAGTCCTGGCCGAGCCGGTCCTGCGCACCGGGCCGACTGTAGCGGACGTGGGCGCGGCCGCGCGCGAGCGCCGCGACGAGCCGCCGCGCCTCGTCCACGAAGGGGTGGTCGCCGCGGTCGCGCGCGCCGAACAGCCACCACACCTCGCGCGGCGAGCGCTGCTGCACGAGCGCGTGGAGCATGGCGAGCACCGGCGTCGCGCCGACGCCCGCGCTGAGCAGCGCGACGGGGCCCTCGCCCGCGCGCAGGGTGAAGGCGCCGCGCGGCGCGCTGACCTCGAGCCGCGCGCCCACGCCGCAGTGCTCGAAGAGGAAGGCGCTGCCCGCGCCGTGGGGCTCGCGCTTCACGCTCACCCGGTAGCGCGGGGCACCGGGCTCGCCCGAGAGGGAGTAGCTGCGCAGCAGGGGCGGCGCGCCGGGCTGGGGCCACAGCCGCAGCACGACGAACTGGCCCGGCAGCGCCGCGGGCAGGGCGCTGCCGTCCTCCGCCTCGAGCTCGAAGGAGCTGATGCTGTGGCTCTCCTGCGCGATGCGCGCGATGCGCAGCGGGCGAAAGCCCGTCCACGCGGGGGGCGGCCCCGAGCCCGGCGCGAGCCCGGTGTTGCCGCCCGTGGCTCCGCTCGCCTCGGCGTCGAGCAGCGCCTGGAAGGAACCCCGCCAGCCGGGACTCAGCGCGCCGATGCGCAGCGCGCGCAGGAGGTCCTCGCGTGCGTGGCCGGGCAGGTACAGGAGCGCGTCCACCTGTGCCACGCTCATGCGCTCGGGGCCCACGGCCACCTGCTCGATCTCATCGCCCGCCCCGACCTCGCCCTCCTCGAGCACGCGCAGGTAGAAGCCCGGCCGGTGGTGCGCCACGACCAGGGCGGCCATGCGGGGCTCTCCCATGCGCAGTCCGAGGCGGAAGCAGGTGACGCGCGGCTGCGAGACCTCGAAGAGCGCCGTTCCGATGCGGTAGCGGTCGCCGATGCACACCTCGTCGTCCGCGAGCCCCTCGACGGTGAAGTTCTCGCCGAACTGCCCCGGGGTGAAGGGCGCGCGACCCAGCAGCTGCTCCCAGTACCGGTAGGAGCCGAGCTGGTAGACGAGCACCGCGCGGTGCTCGCCGCCGTGGCCCCCGAGGTCGCCCTGGCCATCACCCTCGATGTTGAGGCGCCGCACCGTCCTGCGTCCGTTGACGGGCGCCTTCCACACGCCCGTGTGCACGGTGCGGCCCTCCCAGGGCACGTCCCGGGGCAGCCCCACGTTCACCGAGTGCAGCCGTGCCATGCTGGACCTCCCCTCCGCTCACCCGTCCTGCTCGCGCAGCGTCTGGACGTACGGCTTGCCGTAAGGATGGAAGAGCTCCTTGCGTCCCGCCTTCCACGCGGCCTGGAGCTCGGGGTCGGCGAGGTCCCAGTCGCGGCGGCACTTGCGGGTGACCGCGCGCAGGTCCTGGCGCAGCTCCTCGACGGTGGGGCGGCCCAGGTACCAGTAGCCGTTGTAGATCGTGTGGATGACGAGGCCCGGCTCGAGCACGAACACGTGCGGGACCATGGGGTTGTGCAGCGGGTCGGTGTACTCCGCGATGTCCAGGTCCTTCTGGATGCTGCGCCCGGCATCCGAGAGGAAGGGCCAGTGCGCCCCCACGCCGGTGCGGAACTCGTTCGTCTCGGTGAGGTTGTCGGTGCTGATGGTGACGAGCCGGCAGTAGGAGACCTCCAGCTCGCGGTGGAGCTGGACGAGCCCCTCGTGCTGCCGGCGGTCCTTCGGGCAGTAGCTGCCGCGGCTGAGGACCAGCACCATGGGGTCCGCTCCCTGCAGCTCGGAGAGGTGCCTGCGCTTCGCCGTGTGGTCCGAGAGCTGGTAGTCCGGGAAGACGGCACCCGGAACGATGTCAGGTCGCATCGCAGGCTCCTTCACCGCCGAGGTAAGGGCCGCCGCGCCCCTCCGCCTTGAACATTCTTGTCGTGGTCGCAGCGTCCTGCCCCGCGGTCGTATGTCGCGCGCGCGCCGCGGCGTTATCGGACGCCCAGCGCGGCGCAGCACGCGCCGAGGAGGACGCGACCATGGGCCGGAGGACGAAGCGGTGGTGGGCACTCGCGCTCGCGGTGGTGCCGCTCCTGCTCACCCCGCCCGCGGGCGCGCGCGCCGCGCAGGCCTCCGCCGCCCCGGCGCCCGAGGACCGCTCGGTGCGCCCCTTCCGCGCCCACGTCCCGGAAGCCGCGCTCGCGCAGCTGCGCGAGCGCATCGCCGCCACGCGCTGGCCCGACCGCGAGACGGCGGCCGACGGGTCGCAGGGCGTGCCGCTGGCGAAGCTGCAGGCGCTCGTCCGCTCCTGGGGGACCGACTACGACTGGCG
This genomic interval from Aggregicoccus sp. 17bor-14 contains the following:
- a CDS encoding MOSC and FAD-binding oxidoreductase domain-containing protein, translated to MARLHSVNVGLPRDVPWEGRTVHTGVWKAPVNGRRTVRRLNIEGDGQGDLGGHGGEHRAVLVYQLGSYRYWEQLLGRAPFTPGQFGENFTVEGLADDEVCIGDRYRIGTALFEVSQPRVTCFRLGLRMGEPRMAALVVAHHRPGFYLRVLEEGEVGAGDEIEQVAVGPERMSVAQVDALLYLPGHAREDLLRALRIGALSPGWRGSFQALLDAEASGATGGNTGLAPGSGPPPAWTGFRPLRIARIAQESHSISSFELEAEDGSALPAALPGQFVVLRLWPQPGAPPLLRSYSLSGEPGAPRYRVSVKREPHGAGSAFLFEHCGVGARLEVSAPRGAFTLRAGEGPVALLSAGVGATPVLAMLHALVQQRSPREVWWLFGARDRGDHPFVDEARRLVAALARGRAHVRYSRPGAQDRLGQDYDAAGRWTADAVQALGVPRAADFYLCGPPAFLEALGAGLAAWGVARERIHEEVFGAGASLTPGIAPTAARPVHAPVGPAGTGPTVSFTRSGLAVPWSPRFASLLELAEACDVPVRWSCRTGVCHTCESGLVSGAVSYAPEPLDPPAAGSVLPCCATPTADVVLDL
- a CDS encoding DUF302 domain-containing protein, whose product is MTPHMTSIDVQVRRLSVVSSRPFDEVVARLTATIGRPDFRAFSEALHAAGSEAELEQRVGAAVGPSNLMEFARFDAGAVLRKEQGTPTPRILRLLVGNPLIMKEMARSAPDAAAYAPVTLLVDERADGVHLSYDSMESLLAPYGSQAALAVARDLDREVEQLLDAAAR
- a CDS encoding general secretion pathway protein GspE, which codes for METGARRMLGEILLERGVLSRAQLHLGLVHHHQTRVPLGLALVREHVCSEADVLTALSEQLGVPWVDLEREPLDPALTRLIPARLARQHRVVPLRLEREDKEVLHVALPAPASVVAIDDVRAASGKPRVVPHLASEVGLAHALRELYGLDAQPEPPAPELARASEAPVLLYGWPAVTAVLISRKLARHGYAARVATPLEVLHSRPSDLVLAPLQAMEGLLVGELRIQGSIVVHAPPDDASVERAQALGAKGLLAHPTDEELLLRAIGRVRPPG
- a CDS encoding NAD(P)/FAD-dependent oxidoreductase gives rise to the protein MDFEVVVIGSGQAGIPLAVRLARGGKQVLLAERGALGGTCVNTGCTPTKTLVASARAAHVARSAGRLGVHAEAVRVDFPAVIARKDAIVRSWHEGIDRRLASAGARLRLVRGHARLTGGHGVEVAGEQHTGQVVVLNVGARPVEPPIRGLGEVPWLDNHRVMELRALPSHLVVVGGGYVGCEFAQLYRRLGAAVTLIEPGPHLLGREDVEVSQALEGVFREEGITVVFGARVEEVSGGAERVSVRLSGGRSVEGSHLLVATGRRPNTADLGCEAAGVALDARGFVQVDDHYATSAAGVYAVGDCVGGPQFTHSAWDDHRLLFEILAGRRERGRKDRLVPHTAYTDPQVAGVGLTEREAKARGVPYEAASTPFESVARALETDERAGLLKVLIDPASERILGASIVGAEAGELIHVFAALMQARAPARALVDMEAVHPSFAEGVQAVVMALPRYALS
- a CDS encoding nitrilase-related carbon-nitrogen hydrolase; translated protein: MTVVKAAAVQLSPVLYSREGTVAKVVRKIHELGEQGVQFATFPETIIPYYPYFSFVQTPVQNLAGPEQRRLIEQSVTVPSAATNALGEAARAARMVVSIGVNERDGGTLYNTQLLFDSDGTLLQRRRKLSPTYHERMIWGQGDGSGLRAVDTKVARIGQLACWEHYNPLARYALMADGEQIHSAMYPGSIFGDLFTQQTEVNVRQHALESGCFVVCATAWLDKDQQAQILKDTGAPNVGPISGGCFTAIVAPDSTLLGEPLRSGEGVVVAELDFTRIDKRKLIMDSRGHYARPELLSLLIDRTPTAYVHDRAEQGRHVPEQGAVELLSTVA
- a CDS encoding redoxin domain-containing protein, whose amino-acid sequence is MRPDIVPGAVFPDYQLSDHTAKRRHLSELQGADPMVLVLSRGSYCPKDRRQHEGLVQLHRELEVSYCRLVTISTDNLTETNEFRTGVGAHWPFLSDAGRSIQKDLDIAEYTDPLHNPMVPHVFVLEPGLVIHTIYNGYWYLGRPTVEELRQDLRAVTRKCRRDWDLADPELQAAWKAGRKELFHPYGKPYVQTLREQDG
- a CDS encoding DUF4397 domain-containing protein; protein product: MRLIRMLMLGLCVALWGTGCSNDDNGGDGGGDGGGGNAPSAGTARLRVVHAAPDAPAVDIYAEGQSTPLFSNAAYTQTTAYRDVNAGTYTLQVRPAGAAATSAPVYTLGPVTLARDTQVTAVAAGLLASQAAEDRFRILLLQEGFTQPGASEVRARVVHAGADAPDVGIDVGDDDSVELPSLARFADSGAAGVALPAGQALQVGIVTTGAGAKRVTGFTTPALPGGASLFVIATGLLAHEGDAPDGFGLLAVGPQGTVGLLRQNPVVYVLHAGPDAPAVDVFSGTKIVSNLAFGELSDGLQVPPDTYGVEVFPAHAGSDRPSGEPAASASLTLEAGESYLVSAAGFVTNVGGARQPLALHTFAADFANPAAGTARVRLLHQSPDAPAVDVGTVTGGQLDTPPAFANIAYPNASAPEGAALPATPLTVGVAAAGTRTPVATFDATPTAGARVFAVAAGALQPQRGEEGFRALLVLANPTPGIDPWQVGEATPASVRPARLSRAAPANVPRYLAAP